Proteins co-encoded in one Zymomonas mobilis subsp. mobilis ATCC 10988 genomic window:
- the eno gene encoding phosphopyruvate hydratase: protein MTAIVSIHGRQVVDSRGNPTVEVDVTLEDGSFGRAAVPSGASTGVHEAVELRDGDKTRWGGKGVTKAVHAVNNEIANAIIGLEAEDQELIDQTMIKLDGTPNKGKFGANAILGVSLAVAKAAAEARGLPLYRYVGGTAAHVLPVPMMNIVNGGMHADNPIDFQEFMIAPVGASSINEAVRIGTEVFHTLKKELSAKGMNTNVGDEGGFAPSLDSASSALDFIVDSISKAGYKPGEDVFIALDAASSEFYNKDQNIYDLKGEGRKLTSAQLVDYYVELCGKYPIYSIEDGLAEDDFEGWKILTEKLGDKVQLVGDDLFVTNVKRLSDGIERGIANSLLVKFNQIGSLSETLAAVNMANDASYTAVMSHRSGETEDTTIADLAVATNCGQIKTGSLCRSERIAKYNQLMRIEEELGSVAKYAGRSVLRKAK, encoded by the coding sequence ATGACAGCTATTGTCAGTATCCATGGCCGTCAGGTTGTCGACAGCCGCGGTAACCCGACCGTTGAAGTTGATGTTACGCTTGAAGATGGCAGCTTCGGCCGCGCTGCAGTGCCGTCAGGTGCTTCTACCGGCGTTCATGAAGCTGTTGAACTTCGTGATGGCGACAAAACCCGTTGGGGTGGTAAAGGCGTCACCAAAGCTGTTCACGCTGTAAACAACGAAATTGCTAACGCAATTATTGGTCTGGAAGCCGAAGATCAGGAACTGATCGACCAGACGATGATCAAGCTCGATGGCACCCCGAACAAGGGTAAATTCGGTGCTAACGCTATCCTCGGTGTCAGCTTGGCTGTTGCTAAAGCTGCTGCTGAAGCTCGCGGTCTCCCGCTTTACCGTTATGTTGGTGGTACGGCAGCTCACGTTCTTCCGGTTCCGATGATGAACATCGTTAACGGTGGTATGCACGCTGACAACCCCATCGATTTCCAGGAATTCATGATTGCTCCGGTTGGTGCCAGCTCCATCAATGAAGCTGTCCGCATCGGTACCGAAGTTTTCCATACCCTGAAAAAAGAACTGTCTGCTAAAGGCATGAACACCAACGTCGGTGACGAAGGTGGTTTCGCTCCTAGCCTTGACAGTGCTTCTTCTGCTCTGGACTTCATCGTCGATTCCATCTCCAAAGCCGGTTATAAGCCGGGCGAAGATGTGTTCATCGCTCTCGATGCAGCTTCCTCCGAGTTCTACAACAAAGATCAGAACATCTACGATCTTAAGGGTGAAGGCCGTAAACTGACCTCCGCTCAGCTCGTTGATTACTATGTCGAACTCTGCGGCAAATATCCGATCTATTCCATCGAAGATGGTCTGGCCGAAGATGACTTCGAAGGCTGGAAGATCCTTACCGAAAAGCTCGGTGACAAAGTTCAGTTGGTCGGTGACGATCTGTTCGTGACCAACGTGAAGCGTCTTTCTGATGGTATCGAACGCGGTATCGCCAACTCGCTGCTCGTGAAGTTCAACCAGATCGGTTCTTTGTCTGAAACGCTCGCAGCCGTTAACATGGCTAACGACGCTTCTTACACGGCTGTTATGTCTCACCGTTCCGGTGAAACCGAAGATACCACGATTGCTGACCTCGCTGTTGCCACCAACTGCGGTCAGATCAAGACCGGTAGCCTTTGCCGTTCCGAACGTATCGCTAAATACAATCAGCTGATGCGCATCGAAGAAGAACTGGGTTCGGTTGCTAAATATGCTGGCCGTTCGGTTCTTAGAAAAGCCAAATAA
- a CDS encoding FtsB family cell division protein yields MSLIRSKNSLFRAAIGPALMVVVLGVFVGNALLGANGLLALDGYRQKMAVRKAELAALEHQRDQLANSIALLNPKATDPDYAEELVRKETRQIRPDEVIILDSQK; encoded by the coding sequence ATGTCCCTGATTCGTTCAAAGAACAGTCTTTTCCGTGCTGCAATAGGCCCCGCCTTGATGGTTGTCGTCTTGGGGGTCTTCGTCGGTAATGCCCTTTTGGGGGCAAATGGTTTACTGGCACTCGATGGTTACCGCCAAAAAATGGCCGTTAGAAAAGCGGAATTGGCGGCTTTAGAACACCAGCGAGACCAATTGGCGAATAGCATCGCCCTTCTTAATCCCAAGGCTACTGATCCTGATTATGCCGAAGAATTGGTGCGTAAAGAAACGCGGCAGATCCGGCCGGATGAAGTGATTATTCTCGACAGCCAGAAATAA